A window of the Kazachstania africana CBS 2517 chromosome 10, complete genome genome harbors these coding sequences:
- the MTC3 gene encoding Mtc3p (similar to Saccharomyces cerevisiae YGL226W; ancestral locus Anc_3.542) encodes MKRELLKCMSKIRVLRALEHSVSCRNYSAVYRPPNLHDLPRRWLTLDYDTKDEIREYLSWQMEEQWPVMSRDEMKAAYFVNYEDPQTAQQTTGPFPYLFMRLLFNITLVGTVTLSLIEYKNDRRRFTS; translated from the coding sequence ATGAAGCGCGAGCTATTGAAGTGTATGTCCAAGATCCGGGTTCTTAGAGCCCTTGAGCATTCCGTTTCATGCAGAAACTACTCGGCGGTATACAGGCCACCTAATCTGCACGATCTTCCCAGAAGATGGCTCACGTTGGATTACGATACCAAAGACGAGATAAGAGAGTATTTGTCATGGCAAATGGAGGAGCAGTGGCCAGTGATGTCTCGGGATGAGATGAAAGCAGCCTACTTCGTCAACTACGAGGACCCTCAAACCGCCCAGCAGACAACCGGCCCGTTCCCGTACTTATTCATGAGACTGCTGTTTAATATCACACTGGTGGGCACTGTGACACTCTCCCTCATCGAATACAAGAACGATAGAAGGAGGTTCACCAGTTAA
- the OST5 gene encoding dolichyl-diphosphooligosaccharide--protein glycotransferase subunit (similar to Saccharomyces cerevisiae OST5 (YGL226C-A); ancestral locus Anc_3.543) has product MGFANLFNDYNAAQVYQDVIPLIEQPRYGFFALVLAILFLSMSIGVAFSARSIVPKFFLFTILSLFASLFCGIATVFISNSFGVYV; this is encoded by the exons atggGGTTTGCAAATTTATTT AATGATTATAATGCTGCTCAAGTTTATCAGGACGTTATTCCACTGATTGAACAGCCACGTTATGGTTTCTTTGCTTTAGTTTTAGCTATTCTCTTTCTATCAATGTCTATAGGTGTGGCATTCTCTGCAAGATCAATCGTACCAAAATTCTTTCTATTTACAATTTTAAGTTTGTTTGCTTCCTTATTTTGTGGTATCGCAACAGTgttcatttcaaattcatttggAGTGTATGTATAG
- the VRG4 gene encoding GDP-mannose transporter (similar to Saccharomyces cerevisiae HVG1 (YER039C) and VRG4 (YGL225W); ancestral locus Anc_3.538): protein MSELKIANNHNALASIANSGPISILSYCGSSILMTVTNKFVVNLKDFNMNFVMLFVQSLVCCLTLVVLKFLGYAKFRPLNKTDAKNWFPISILLVLMIYTSSKALQFLAVPIYTIFKNLTIILIAYGEVLFFGGNVTAMELSSFLLMVLSSVVATLGDQQAIAQKNAEMALANEVGASVALFNPGYFWMFTNCISSALFVLIMRKRIKLTNFKDFDTMFYNNVLGLPILLVASFCFEDWSPTNLATNLSGDSLTAMIISGVASVGISYCSGWCVRVTSSTTYSMVGALNKLPIALSGLLFFDAPRNFLSIFSIFLGFLSGIVYALAKQKKQLQQSHK, encoded by the coding sequence ATGTCTGAACTCAAGATTGCGAACAACCACAATGCTTTGGCTTCCATTGCGAATTCTGGTCcaatttccattttgtCCTACTGTGGTTCTTCCATTTTAATGACGGTTACAAACAAATTCGTTgttaatttgaaagattttaaCATGAACTTCGTCATGTTATTCGTTCAATCTTTGGTCTGTTGTTTAACTTTAGTTGTCTTAAAATTCTTAGGCTATGCTAAGTTCCGTCCATTGAATAAGACTGACGCCAAGAATTGGTTCCCAATTTCTATATTGTTAGTTCTTATGATCTACACTTCTTCTAAGGCTTTACAATTCTTAGCAGTGCCAATCTAtacaattttcaagaatttaaCTATTATCTTAATTGCTTACGGTGaagttttattttttggtgGTAACGTTACCGCTATGGAATtatcttcctttttattAATGGTTCTATCATCTGTCGTTGCTACTCTAGGTGATCAACAAGCCATTGCCCAAAAAAATGCTGAAATGGCTCTAGCCAATGAAGTTGGTGCCTCTGTCGCTTTATTCAACCCAGGTTACTTTTGGATGTTCACTAACTGTATCTCCTCTGCTTTATTTGTCTTAATAATGAGAAAGAGAATTAAGTTAACCAACTTCAAGGATTTCGACACCATGTTTTACAACAATGTCCTAGGTTTACCTATCTTATTAGTTGCATCTTTCTGTTTTGAAGATTGGTCTCCAACAAATTTAGCTACTAATTTATCCGGCGATTCTTTAACCGCTATGATTATCTCTGGTGTGGCTTCCGTCGGTATATCCTACTGTTCTGGTTGGTGTGTTCGTGTCACTTCTTCCACTACTTACTCTATGGTTGGTGCTTTAAACAAATTACCAATCGCTTTATCTGGTTTGCTTTTCTTCGATGCTCCAAGAAACTTCTTATCCATTTTCTCTATCTTCTTAGGTTTCTTATCTGGTATAGTGTATGCTTTAGCTaaacaaaagaaacaacTACAACAATCCcacaaataa